ATTGGCCTAAACTGCCTGTGCTGTTGATGACGGCTTATGCCAACATTGAAGATGCGGTGTCTGCGATGAAAGAAGGTGCCATAGATTATATGGCTAAGCCTTTTGCACCTGAAGTGTTGCTTAACATGGTCAGCCGCTATGCGCCAGTGAAGTCCGACAGCAGTGGCGATGCTATCGTTGCAGACCCTAAGAGTTTGCAGTTGCTTGCCCTTGCAGACAAAGTGGCAAAAACAGATGCCAACGTGATGGTGTTAGGCCCAAGTGGTAGTGGTAAGGAAGTGATGTCTCGATACATTCACAACGCTTCTTTACGCAACAAAGGTCCTTTTGTTGCTATAAACTGCGCAGCGATTCCAGATAATATGCTTGAAGCGACCCTGTTTGGTTATGAAAAAGGGGCGTTTACTGGTGCAGTTCAGGCTTGCCCTGGTAAGTTTGAGCAGGCTCAAGGTGGTACCATTTTGCTCGACGAGATCAGTGAAATGGATTTGAACCTGCAAGCGAAATTGCTGCGTGTCTTGCAAGAGCGAGAAGTTGAGCGTTTGGGCAGTCGTAAGAGCATTAAGCTCGATGTACGTGTTCTGGCCACCAGTAACCGAGACCTCAAACAGTATGTAGCTGAAGGTAGTTTTCGTGAAGATCTCTATTACCGACTTAACGTGTTCCCAATTGCCTGGCCGCCACTGTGCGAACGCCAAGGTGATATCGAGCCCTTATCCAAGCATTTAGTCGAAAGGCACTGTAAAAAGCTTGGTTTACCAGTACCTTCGCTCTCTGTGTCAGCTGTTGCTAAACTTAATCAATACCCTTGGCCGGGGAACGTTCGAGAGTTGGACAACGTGATCCAACGAGCACTGATTTTGAGTGAGCAAAAAGATATCGACACTGAGCATATTTTGCTCGAAGGTGTCGATTGGCAAGACGTCAATAGCTTGCAAAATGCCGTGCAAGCAGATGTGGTTGCCCCCTCGGTGAAACCGGTGGCAGAAGTATCTGCGCCGAGCGAATACAAGGACGTTGAAGTTAAGAGTCTCGGCGGTGATGGTTTAGGCTCTGAACTGAGAGAGCAGGAATACGCCATCATTCTGGAGACCATGGCGGAGTGCAACGGTCGTCGTAAAGAGATGGCCGAAAAATTAGGGATCAGCCCAAGAACATTACGCTACAAACTTGCCAAAATGCGAGATGCGGGTATTGAAATACCTAACTAATTGATATTATTACTGACTAGGATCCATGGCATACTAATTGCAGTGTCAATAAATAGGTTATGTTTACAGGTCAAAAAATTGACTTCTGAGGTTTGAATGAAAGTCGGCGGATTACAGCAAGAAATGCAAGCAATGATGCTTGAAGCAACTAACAGCACTCAGCCTATGACAGGCGGGCAAGTGAATGCTGATTTTGGCGCGATGCTGAATCAAGCGATTAATA
This portion of the Vibrio sp. SCSIO 43136 genome encodes:
- a CDS encoding sigma-54 dependent transcriptional regulator; protein product: MAQSKVLIVEDDEGLREALVDTLALAGYEWVEADSAEAALVLLKAQEVDIVISDVQMAGMGGLALLRNIKTHWPKLPVLLMTAYANIEDAVSAMKEGAIDYMAKPFAPEVLLNMVSRYAPVKSDSSGDAIVADPKSLQLLALADKVAKTDANVMVLGPSGSGKEVMSRYIHNASLRNKGPFVAINCAAIPDNMLEATLFGYEKGAFTGAVQACPGKFEQAQGGTILLDEISEMDLNLQAKLLRVLQEREVERLGSRKSIKLDVRVLATSNRDLKQYVAEGSFREDLYYRLNVFPIAWPPLCERQGDIEPLSKHLVERHCKKLGLPVPSLSVSAVAKLNQYPWPGNVRELDNVIQRALILSEQKDIDTEHILLEGVDWQDVNSLQNAVQADVVAPSVKPVAEVSAPSEYKDVEVKSLGGDGLGSELREQEYAIILETMAECNGRRKEMAEKLGISPRTLRYKLAKMRDAGIEIPN